In Nitrospirota bacterium, a genomic segment contains:
- a CDS encoding ATP-binding cassette domain-containing protein, translated as MQNSIIIKGAREHNLKNIDVTIPRDRLVVITGLSGSGKSSLAFDTIYAEGQRRYVESLSAYARQFLEQMGKPDVDSIEGLSPAISIEQKSSSHNPRSTVGTVTEIYDYLRLLFARVGRPSCFQCGDEITAQTVQQMVDAIGLLPEGSKFQLLAPIVRSRKGEYRKELLDMRRAGYVRARIDGKIVDLGEDITLDKQKKHTIEIIVDRLLMKTGDALARRLADSVETSLKLAGGLVGVLTENGNLSLYSEKLACIRCGVSYPEITPRVFSFNSPNGACPACDGIGYAMAGGTVPLSEGELSPEEDFTLLEPCEICKGARLRPESLSVKVATQSISEVTHLSVRAAADFFNQLKFTERELVIAHRILKEIRERLGFLINVGLDYLTLDRAAATLSGGEGQRIRLATQIGSGLVGVLYILDEPSIGLHQRDNRRLLQTLLRLRDLGNTVVVVEHDAETMMAADHLLDMGPGAGTHGGQIIAQGTPTDVMGNLDSLTGQYLRGTQMVSLPRRQRSAKGFLSIVGATKHNLKGMTAKIPLGLLTCVTGVSGSGKSTLVLEVLFHSLTQLLGKQPSAVSNRPPTPHPSPLTPHEEGRKRTSRRVPVLDGCKALLGADALDKVIDIDQSPIGRTPRSNPATYTGLFSFIRDLYSNLPESRVRGYKPGRYSFNVKGGRCEACQGDGLIKIEMHFLPDVYVTCEVCKGQRYNRETMEIHHKGKSIADVLNMTVDDAVEFFEHIPFIKRKLDTLHDVGLHYVKLGQSATTLSGGEAQRVKLSRELSKRPTGRTMYILDEPTTGLHFADVQRLLDVLDRLVEAGNTVLVIEHNLDVIKNADWIIDLGPEGGDRGGEIVAEGPPKEIARSKRSYTGQVLKEAGVS; from the coding sequence ATGCAGAACTCGATCATCATCAAAGGGGCGCGGGAACATAATCTCAAGAATATCGACGTGACGATCCCGCGTGACCGGCTGGTCGTTATTACCGGCTTGAGTGGGTCGGGCAAGTCGTCACTAGCCTTCGACACCATCTATGCCGAGGGGCAACGACGGTATGTCGAATCGCTCTCGGCCTATGCCCGGCAATTCCTCGAACAGATGGGCAAACCAGACGTCGATTCGATCGAAGGGCTCTCGCCCGCCATCTCAATCGAGCAGAAGAGCAGCAGCCACAACCCCCGGTCCACGGTCGGCACCGTCACGGAGATTTACGATTATCTCCGTCTCCTCTTCGCCAGAGTCGGACGCCCCTCCTGCTTTCAGTGCGGCGATGAAATAACAGCACAGACCGTGCAGCAGATGGTCGATGCCATCGGCCTGTTGCCAGAGGGGAGCAAATTCCAACTATTGGCCCCAATTGTCCGCAGCAGGAAGGGAGAGTATCGAAAGGAACTCCTTGACATGCGCCGAGCCGGTTACGTCCGCGCCCGCATCGACGGCAAGATCGTCGATTTAGGCGAGGACATCACCCTCGACAAACAGAAGAAACACACAATCGAAATCATCGTCGATCGGCTGCTGATGAAGACCGGTGATGCATTGGCGCGGCGGTTGGCTGATTCGGTGGAGACCTCGTTGAAGCTTGCGGGCGGGTTGGTCGGAGTACTGACGGAAAACGGAAACCTATCCCTCTATAGTGAAAAGCTTGCCTGCATCCGCTGCGGCGTCAGTTATCCGGAAATCACGCCGCGCGTCTTTTCGTTCAACAGCCCCAATGGAGCATGCCCGGCCTGCGACGGCATCGGATATGCCATGGCAGGGGGGACAGTCCCCCTGTCCGAAGGGGAACTGTCCCCTGAAGAAGACTTTACGTTGCTGGAACCCTGCGAGATTTGTAAGGGCGCGAGGCTCCGGCCTGAGAGCCTGTCCGTCAAGGTGGCGACACAGTCGATCTCGGAGGTCACGCATCTGTCCGTCCGAGCGGCTGCCGACTTCTTCAATCAGCTGAAATTCACCGAACGCGAACTGGTGATTGCCCATCGTATCTTGAAAGAAATTCGCGAGCGGCTCGGTTTTCTCATCAACGTCGGTCTAGATTACCTGACATTAGACCGCGCAGCCGCCACCCTGTCCGGCGGAGAGGGCCAACGGATCAGGCTCGCCACCCAAATTGGTTCCGGCCTCGTCGGTGTCCTCTACATTCTCGACGAACCGTCGATCGGGCTCCATCAACGGGATAATCGTCGCCTGCTCCAAACCCTCCTTCGCCTGCGTGACCTGGGCAATACGGTGGTCGTGGTCGAGCACGATGCAGAAACCATGATGGCGGCGGACCATCTGTTGGATATGGGGCCCGGGGCCGGGACGCATGGGGGTCAGATCATTGCCCAAGGCACACCGACTGATGTCATGGGGAATCTCGACTCGTTGACAGGCCAGTATCTCCGCGGCACACAAATGGTCAGCCTGCCTCGCCGCCAACGATCGGCCAAGGGATTCTTATCGATCGTGGGGGCCACGAAACACAATCTCAAGGGGATGACTGCGAAGATTCCTCTCGGGCTGCTCACCTGTGTGACCGGCGTATCGGGGTCCGGAAAGAGTACGCTGGTCCTTGAAGTGCTGTTCCATTCGCTCACTCAGTTGCTTGGAAAGCAACCATCGGCTGTCAGCAATCGACCTCCTACCCCTCACCCCTCACCCCTCACCCCTCACGAGGAAGGGAGAAAGAGGACGAGCCGGAGGGTGCCAGTGCTGGATGGGTGCAAAGCGCTTCTCGGCGCCGATGCACTGGATAAAGTGATCGACATCGACCAATCCCCGATTGGCAGAACTCCGCGCTCGAATCCGGCAACCTATACAGGCCTGTTCAGTTTTATCCGGGATCTCTATTCGAATCTACCCGAGTCCCGCGTACGGGGATACAAGCCAGGCCGCTACAGTTTCAATGTGAAGGGCGGCCGCTGTGAGGCCTGCCAGGGCGATGGATTGATCAAGATCGAGATGCATTTCCTTCCGGATGTCTACGTGACCTGTGAGGTCTGCAAGGGTCAACGGTACAACCGTGAAACGATGGAGATTCACCATAAGGGGAAGAGCATTGCCGACGTATTGAATATGACGGTGGACGATGCCGTGGAGTTCTTCGAGCATATCCCGTTCATCAAGCGGAAACTCGACACCTTGCATGATGTCGGGTTGCACTATGTGAAACTTGGCCAGTCTGCCACGACACTCTCCGGTGGCGAGGCGCAACGGGTCAAGCTCTCGCGCGAACTGTCGAAACGTCCGACCGGACGCACCATGTACATTTTGGATGAACCGACGACCGGACTTCATTTCGCCGATGTGCAGCGGTTGCTGGATGTGTTGGATCGATTGGTCGAGGCGGGGAATACCGTGCTGGTGATCGAGCACAATCTCGATGTAATCAAGAACGCCGATTGGATCATCGATCTCGGACCGGAGGGTGGCGATCGAGGCGGCGAGATCGTCGCGGAGGGACCGCCAAAGGAGATTGCAAGGTCCAAGCGGTCGTACACGGGACAAGTGTTGAAAGAGGCGGGGGTGAGCTAA
- a CDS encoding PIN domain-containing protein, protein MAKVSVLIDTDIFIDYFNESRFHALFDSARFTLYYSIVTKKELLTKPGLRDSERESILVELTRCRLIPLSDSIAARYSDLRRRHPSLDKGDALIAATALVKRLPLMTRNKRHVQMIAGLTLFGE, encoded by the coding sequence ATGGCAAAAGTCTCGGTCCTCATAGATACCGACATCTTCATAGATTATTTCAACGAAAGCCGGTTTCACGCTCTGTTCGATTCCGCCCGATTCACCCTCTACTATTCCATCGTCACGAAAAAGGAACTGCTGACCAAGCCCGGGCTCCGCGATTCTGAACGGGAGTCTATTTTGGTCGAGCTGACCCGATGCCGGCTCATACCTCTGTCAGATTCCATTGCCGCTCGATACTCCGATCTTCGCCGCCGACATCCTTCACTCGACAAAGGTGACGCGCTCATCGCTGCCACCGCCCTCGTCAAGCGCCTTCCTCTGATGACGCGAAACAAACGGCACGTTCAGATGATAGCCGGCCTGACGTTATTCGGGGAGTGA
- a CDS encoding class I SAM-dependent methyltransferase: MVHVDTPPVQKGTDAPAAPLAVSTWTGSAREQAVQRMFTSIASVYDLNNTLLSFGLHYRWKKITASYVPVTTEGRALDVGSGTADLALLIEPRMGAGGRVIASDLNHAMLVEGLKKITERGRGQKITCLEANAEHLGFPNSTFHAVTTGFCMRNVGDLRQALSDIHRILQPEGRFVCLEFSRPIFGWLRALYDWYSFKLLPWIGTKVAHDTTGVYEYLPASIRNFPDQERLKQMLLDAGFRQVTYRNLSGGIVAIHIATK; this comes from the coding sequence ATGGTGCATGTGGATACACCCCCTGTTCAGAAGGGGACTGACGCTCCAGCGGCTCCGCTCGCCGTTTCGACCTGGACTGGCTCGGCCCGTGAACAAGCCGTTCAGCGGATGTTTACGTCGATCGCGAGCGTCTACGATCTGAACAACACACTCCTGAGCTTTGGGCTACATTACCGGTGGAAGAAGATTACCGCCTCCTATGTGCCTGTTACGACAGAAGGTCGGGCACTCGACGTCGGTTCCGGTACAGCCGATCTCGCGCTCTTGATCGAACCGCGCATGGGGGCTGGCGGTCGCGTGATTGCTTCCGATCTGAACCACGCGATGCTCGTCGAGGGGCTGAAGAAGATCACCGAGCGGGGTAGGGGGCAGAAGATTACCTGTCTCGAAGCGAACGCCGAGCATCTGGGATTCCCCAACAGCACTTTCCATGCCGTGACCACGGGGTTTTGCATGAGGAACGTCGGTGATCTCAGGCAAGCGCTCTCAGATATTCACCGTATTCTGCAACCGGAGGGACGTTTTGTGTGTCTGGAGTTTTCCCGGCCGATCTTCGGGTGGCTCCGGGCGCTGTACGACTGGTACTCCTTCAAGCTTCTTCCATGGATCGGCACGAAAGTGGCGCATGACACGACCGGCGTCTATGAATATCTTCCTGCTTCAATTCGGAACTTCCCGGACCAGGAACGATTGAAGCAGATGTTGTTGGACGCAGGCTTTCGTCAGGTTACCTATCGTAACCTGTCCGGCGGGATTGTGGCGATCCATATCGCGACGAAATGA
- a CDS encoding radical SAM protein, giving the protein MNSILYIFLPCKKVYPIGVTYLADFIHRRKPDVRQRILDLSLFPDDQRSSAVRDAATEFKPDLVCFSWRDIQIFSPHEGDSSLEHAFNFYFASNPLKRVVASFAGLQQLYRYYSHIRAALSYPWLIAKEFPKAQIMIGGGAFTAFADQLIEKLPEGTIGILGEGEDAILKVIEGQSLEKERYIIREGKTIRKGQQGSPALLDALTVDLPYLTSIFPQHREYLGESIGVQSKRGCPYDCAFCLYPYIEGKRVRYRPPSMVVKDISQHYHQWGARRFWFTDAQFITGKEAYPQCIEILERILAEKLEIEWSGYIRTSLITPELAKLMVRSGVGDLEVAITSGSQVVLNDLHMGFKLERLYDGCRYLAEAGFKGKVILNYSLNSPKETEESLLQSVESYKVVASILGEERVFPLMFFLGIQPNTDLEQRLLEEGYLSAGYNPLMLTPTSIRKLLYNPAPLNSFIAKACLRAWERKEGSRDPRKWTGSLSQSSSGSGPYADKSLIKGIEGNSGRDALLSLEEILRSRPSFRSEKNSGEKSVITPAS; this is encoded by the coding sequence ATGAACTCCATCCTTTACATTTTTCTCCCTTGCAAGAAGGTCTATCCCATCGGTGTGACCTATCTCGCTGATTTTATTCATCGGCGGAAGCCGGATGTGCGGCAACGGATCCTCGATCTCTCTCTCTTTCCCGACGACCAACGGAGTAGCGCAGTCCGCGATGCGGCCACCGAGTTCAAGCCGGACCTCGTCTGTTTCTCCTGGCGCGACATTCAGATCTTTTCGCCGCACGAGGGAGATTCCTCGCTGGAACATGCGTTTAATTTCTACTTTGCCAGCAATCCGCTCAAGCGAGTCGTGGCTTCGTTTGCGGGGCTACAACAGCTCTATCGGTACTACAGTCATATTAGGGCGGCCCTCTCCTACCCCTGGTTGATCGCCAAGGAATTCCCCAAAGCTCAGATCATGATCGGAGGGGGTGCGTTTACTGCCTTTGCCGATCAGCTGATCGAGAAACTCCCCGAAGGCACCATCGGGATTCTCGGGGAAGGCGAAGATGCCATACTCAAGGTCATTGAGGGCCAATCGCTGGAGAAGGAGCGCTACATTATCCGGGAGGGGAAGACCATTCGAAAGGGGCAGCAGGGGTCGCCGGCCCTACTCGATGCGCTCACAGTCGATTTGCCATACTTGACGTCAATCTTCCCGCAACATCGCGAATACCTTGGTGAATCCATTGGGGTTCAGTCAAAGCGAGGTTGTCCCTACGACTGTGCGTTCTGTCTCTACCCCTACATTGAAGGAAAGAGGGTCCGCTATCGACCACCTTCAATGGTCGTCAAGGATATCTCTCAGCACTACCATCAATGGGGTGCCAGGCGATTCTGGTTCACGGATGCTCAGTTTATTACAGGGAAAGAAGCCTATCCCCAGTGTATCGAGATCCTAGAACGGATTCTGGCGGAAAAGCTTGAGATCGAGTGGTCTGGTTATATCAGGACATCACTCATCACCCCGGAGTTGGCTAAGCTCATGGTCCGGTCCGGAGTGGGTGACCTTGAGGTCGCCATTACATCCGGCTCGCAAGTGGTGCTGAACGACCTCCACATGGGATTCAAACTGGAGCGGCTGTACGATGGCTGTCGCTATCTGGCAGAAGCGGGATTCAAAGGAAAGGTCATCCTCAATTACTCGTTGAACAGTCCAAAAGAAACGGAGGAGTCACTGCTCCAAAGCGTGGAATCCTACAAGGTGGTCGCTTCGATCCTGGGTGAGGAGCGTGTCTTCCCACTCATGTTCTTTTTAGGAATTCAGCCGAATACCGACTTGGAACAACGGCTGTTGGAGGAGGGGTATCTTTCGGCCGGTTATAACCCTCTCATGCTGACTCCCACGAGCATCAGAAAGCTCCTCTACAACCCGGCGCCGTTGAACTCGTTCATTGCCAAGGCCTGCCTCAGGGCCTGGGAACGGAAGGAAGGAAGCAGGGACCCACGGAAGTGGACTGGATCCCTCTCTCAATCCTCAAGCGGGTCGGGACCCTATGCTGACAAGAGTTTGATCAAAGGGATTGAAGGGAACTCCGGACGCGATGCCCTTCTGTCTCTCGAGGAAATCCTCCGCTCCCGACCCTCATTTCGATCCGAAAAGAATTCGGGCGAAAAGTCCGTCATAACCCCGGCATCCTAG
- a CDS encoding universal stress protein, whose product MYKTIYVPVDNSDHSNTAVDVGVHFAKAFGSKIVGSHVYAAKMHDKRFKQMEAGLPEEYHDEKELDRQRQIHDSLITRGLQIITDSYLDYVDKKCAENNLPIERRSLEGRNWKVLAEDINTNAYDLVIMGALGVGAVKDSVIGSNTERVLRRVRNSDMLIIKQTQPMTGGKIVVAVDGSPYSFGGLMTGLALGKAFNMPVEAISAFDPYFHYAAFHSISGVLNEEAGKVFRFKEQEKLHEEIIDSGLAKIYQSHLDICREIAQAEQTDVKTTLLDGKAFEKIIQYVRKDIPALLIVGRIGVHSDEDMDIGSNTENLLRSAPCNILVSNRKYVPPIDTLAEYTIAWTEEALRRMEKIPMFARGVAKTAIHRYAIEKGHTIISNTVVDTAIGHILPKGAMDAMRALGGNLDAAGIDRNKMQADESVVKDLMGSTLSGMMTEVVEEKPAVSANTQAYLDRMTQDYFICDGCGYIGKGETPVKCPVCAAGGDRFKLVDKSLFEAAAHVEGVLETDLAYDDVPMQWTKDAKEGIRAVPAGFQRRRAKAKIEKTARKLGMTTITLEYAAPIIQEAASEDYTPIFANKGTGASTEAQASVAAATNGANSATTPHENGHGNGHAAEPAPASRYTWTPEATVRLERAPEGFMRDCTRALIEKHADKIGVMVITAEVAHEGIEQAKDYMAEAMKTGNLKDMIANLTGKAKS is encoded by the coding sequence ATGTATAAGACGATCTATGTCCCGGTCGATAATTCCGACCATTCCAATACTGCCGTCGATGTCGGAGTGCATTTCGCGAAGGCCTTCGGCTCGAAGATTGTGGGGAGCCACGTCTATGCAGCCAAAATGCATGACAAGCGCTTCAAGCAGATGGAAGCGGGCTTGCCGGAAGAATACCACGATGAAAAAGAACTCGACCGACAGCGCCAGATTCACGATTCGTTGATTACCCGAGGCCTCCAAATCATCACTGATTCCTATCTCGACTACGTTGATAAGAAATGCGCGGAAAACAACCTGCCGATTGAGCGTCGCTCGCTCGAAGGCCGGAACTGGAAGGTGTTGGCTGAAGATATCAACACCAATGCCTACGACCTGGTCATCATGGGTGCCTTGGGTGTCGGCGCGGTGAAGGACAGCGTCATCGGCAGTAACACCGAGCGAGTGCTTCGGCGGGTGCGGAATTCTGACATGCTGATTATTAAACAAACCCAGCCCATGACCGGTGGGAAAATCGTGGTAGCGGTGGACGGCAGCCCCTATTCCTTCGGTGGACTCATGACGGGCCTGGCACTGGGAAAGGCCTTCAACATGCCGGTCGAGGCCATCTCGGCCTTCGATCCCTATTTCCACTATGCCGCCTTTCATAGTATTTCAGGTGTGCTCAACGAAGAGGCCGGTAAGGTTTTCCGCTTCAAAGAGCAGGAAAAGCTACACGAGGAAATCATCGACAGCGGCCTCGCGAAGATCTACCAATCGCACCTCGACATCTGCCGCGAGATCGCTCAGGCCGAACAAACCGACGTGAAGACCACTCTGTTGGATGGCAAGGCGTTCGAAAAGATCATTCAATATGTTCGTAAGGATATCCCGGCGCTCCTGATCGTCGGACGGATCGGCGTACACAGCGACGAGGATATGGACATCGGCAGCAACACCGAAAATCTGTTGCGGTCCGCGCCCTGCAATATCCTGGTGTCGAACAGGAAATATGTCCCACCGATCGATACGCTGGCGGAATACACCATCGCCTGGACGGAAGAAGCCCTCCGTCGAATGGAAAAGATCCCGATGTTTGCCAGAGGGGTGGCCAAGACAGCCATCCATCGCTATGCCATCGAGAAGGGCCACACCATCATCAGCAACACGGTGGTGGATACGGCCATTGGACATATCCTGCCCAAGGGGGCGATGGACGCCATGCGCGCCCTTGGTGGAAACCTGGATGCCGCTGGTATCGACCGCAACAAGATGCAGGCTGACGAGTCCGTTGTGAAGGATCTTATGGGCTCCACGCTCAGCGGGATGATGACCGAGGTTGTTGAAGAAAAACCAGCGGTCAGTGCAAATACTCAAGCCTACTTGGATCGGATGACTCAGGATTATTTCATCTGCGACGGTTGCGGCTACATCGGCAAGGGCGAGACGCCCGTCAAGTGCCCCGTCTGTGCCGCCGGAGGTGATCGCTTCAAACTGGTTGATAAGTCTCTTTTCGAAGCGGCGGCGCACGTGGAAGGGGTCCTCGAAACCGATCTGGCCTACGACGATGTCCCCATGCAATGGACAAAGGATGCCAAAGAAGGAATCCGTGCAGTTCCAGCAGGCTTCCAACGCCGGCGGGCCAAAGCCAAGATTGAGAAGACCGCCCGTAAACTCGGCATGACCACAATCACGTTGGAGTATGCGGCACCCATCATTCAGGAAGCGGCGTCAGAGGATTACACACCCATCTTTGCGAATAAGGGAACTGGGGCTTCGACCGAGGCACAGGCTTCGGTAGCTGCTGCGACGAACGGGGCCAATAGCGCAACGACTCCTCACGAGAACGGTCATGGAAACGGCCACGCAGCAGAACCGGCTCCTGCCTCTCGCTATACTTGGACGCCGGAAGCAACAGTACGACTTGAACGGGCGCCGGAAGGGTTTATGCGCGACTGTACCCGTGCCCTCATCGAAAAACATGCCGATAAGATCGGCGTCATGGTGATTACGGCCGAAGTCGCTCACGAGGGTATCGAGCAGGCCAAGGATTATATGGCAGAAGCCATGAAAACCGGCAATCTAAAGGACATGATTGCGAACCTGACCGGCAAAGCGAAATCGTAG
- a CDS encoding radical SAM protein yields the protein MGKSLPIFNGPLLGGVIGAFQQQVTQFLTPAPQGEGPSDGRTVDDFKPYLIALNLTKRCNLKCDHCYLDATTKSAGGTDELSTEECYRLIDQIAEVNRGCLLVITGGEPLVRPDILDIARHAVKLGFMVVFGTNGMLINDHMARTLVDIGVMGMGISIDSLDPQKHNRFRGVPGAWEAALAGIEACKRNGLAFQVHFSAQPMNYQELPAVIDWAHQLGAKVLNVFFMVCTGRGEELTDITPAQYEEVLGYLVNCQDSYKGMLIRARCAPHFKRLAYEKDPNSPITKATGYMGGGCLAGTNYARVTPNGELTPCPYMPLSAGNIREHSFVDLWEKSDVFNSFRYPQLKGKCGDCEYTDICGGCRARPYVDHGDWLDEDQWCLYTPKGGERIKIAFNTPEDSPVAWDEDSETRLNRIPYFLRAMVKKGVEKHARENNIPLITIELMEELRKKRFGNDAPMFRP from the coding sequence ATGGGTAAATCGCTTCCGATCTTCAACGGCCCCTTGCTCGGCGGAGTGATCGGGGCGTTTCAACAGCAGGTCACGCAGTTCCTCACGCCCGCCCCTCAAGGCGAAGGGCCCTCTGACGGCCGAACCGTCGATGACTTCAAGCCTTACCTCATCGCACTGAACCTCACGAAACGCTGTAATCTCAAATGTGACCATTGCTATCTGGACGCGACGACGAAGTCGGCCGGCGGAACCGATGAGCTCTCCACCGAAGAATGCTACAGACTCATCGATCAGATTGCCGAGGTCAACAGGGGCTGTCTCCTTGTGATCACAGGCGGTGAACCGCTTGTCCGTCCCGATATTCTTGATATCGCACGCCACGCTGTGAAGCTCGGCTTCATGGTGGTGTTTGGGACAAACGGGATGCTGATTAATGACCACATGGCCCGAACGCTTGTGGATATCGGCGTGATGGGCATGGGCATCAGTATCGATTCGCTCGATCCCCAGAAACACAATCGCTTCCGCGGTGTGCCTGGTGCATGGGAAGCCGCACTTGCCGGTATCGAGGCCTGTAAGCGGAACGGGTTGGCCTTTCAAGTACATTTCAGCGCGCAGCCCATGAATTATCAGGAACTACCCGCAGTGATCGATTGGGCGCACCAGCTTGGCGCCAAGGTTCTCAATGTGTTCTTTATGGTCTGCACCGGTCGCGGGGAAGAATTGACGGATATCACCCCGGCCCAGTATGAAGAGGTGCTCGGCTATCTGGTGAATTGCCAGGATAGTTACAAGGGTATGCTTATCCGGGCCCGTTGCGCGCCGCACTTCAAACGGCTCGCGTATGAGAAAGATCCAAACTCCCCTATTACCAAAGCGACTGGGTATATGGGCGGCGGCTGCCTCGCCGGCACCAACTACGCGCGTGTGACTCCCAATGGCGAGCTGACCCCTTGCCCCTATATGCCGCTGTCCGCCGGGAACATCCGTGAGCACAGCTTCGTCGATCTATGGGAAAAGTCCGACGTCTTCAATTCCTTCCGCTACCCGCAACTAAAAGGGAAATGCGGTGATTGCGAGTATACGGACATCTGTGGAGGCTGCCGCGCACGTCCCTACGTGGATCACGGCGACTGGCTGGATGAAGATCAATGGTGCCTCTACACCCCGAAGGGTGGCGAGAGGATCAAGATCGCTTTTAATACACCGGAAGACAGCCCTGTGGCTTGGGATGAAGACTCAGAAACACGACTCAACCGGATTCCCTATTTCTTGCGCGCCATGGTCAAGAAAGGGGTCGAAAAACACGCCCGCGAGAACAACATCCCCTTGATCACCATTGAGTTGATGGAAGAGCTCCGCAAGAAACGATTCGGCAACGACGCGCCAATGTTCAGACCCTAA
- a CDS encoding ChaN family lipoprotein, producing MINRSRLPAPQAIFVVYRLLMVVAALWFTVACTTGEGAKVSGASQDERHALFKEWQIIDTATGQPVSLDQWSALLLQQDIIYLGEEHHNRFHIEAASTVLEKLKEGGRRPALGMEMFGWDGQAALDQYVVDPEMTRQEFLQAVKWHQNWGGSYDDYEPLIRLAREYHWTVDAMNPPKPLVRIVAKNGLAQARLDPMMEQWGMKDEVIADDPIYRARILEQLQACHGGGADSHYQTMFEASMVRDEGMAKTLVHRLNQIRSGSDRMAGPLVSYTGGGHIQYNLPVPKRVARRLGGQVRQVSIFMTSFDAGRIEEFKDMTREKIADYLWLTPVSAKGPPRRC from the coding sequence ATGATCAACAGGTCCAGGCTGCCGGCACCACAAGCCATCTTCGTCGTATATAGGCTGTTGATGGTCGTCGCAGCGTTGTGGTTCACCGTAGCCTGCACGACCGGAGAGGGTGCAAAAGTTTCTGGAGCCTCGCAAGACGAGCGTCATGCGCTGTTCAAGGAATGGCAGATCATTGATACCGCGACAGGGCAGCCGGTCTCTCTTGACCAATGGAGTGCGTTGTTGCTCCAACAAGACATCATTTATCTCGGCGAAGAACATCACAATCGGTTCCATATAGAGGCGGCTAGCACGGTGCTGGAGAAGCTCAAGGAGGGAGGGCGTAGGCCGGCCCTGGGTATGGAAATGTTCGGTTGGGACGGCCAGGCAGCATTGGATCAGTATGTTGTCGATCCAGAGATGACCCGCCAGGAATTCCTTCAAGCCGTCAAGTGGCACCAGAACTGGGGTGGTTCATACGACGATTATGAACCGCTGATCCGGTTGGCACGAGAATACCACTGGACGGTAGATGCCATGAATCCTCCAAAGCCGTTGGTGAGGATCGTCGCCAAGAACGGATTGGCTCAGGCAAGACTTGACCCTATGATGGAACAATGGGGCATGAAGGACGAAGTCATCGCCGATGATCCCATCTATCGGGCACGTATTCTTGAGCAACTACAGGCCTGTCATGGTGGGGGAGCTGACAGCCACTATCAGACCATGTTCGAGGCATCCATGGTTCGCGATGAAGGGATGGCCAAGACATTGGTCCATCGCCTCAACCAGATTCGCTCCGGGAGCGATAGAATGGCCGGGCCGCTGGTCAGCTATACGGGGGGCGGGCATATTCAATACAACCTCCCGGTTCCGAAGCGAGTGGCCCGCCGTCTGGGTGGCCAGGTCCGACAAGTCAGCATCTTCATGACATCGTTCGATGCGGGACGCATCGAGGAGTTCAAAGATATGACCCGAGAGAAGATTGCAGACTATCTGTGGCTGACGCCAGTCAGCGCGAAGGGACCGCCACGCCGATGCTGA
- a CDS encoding MoxR family ATPase yields MNSSHSIRAIQDNIALVIKGKAHVIEMVVVCLLARGHLLLEDVPGVGKTTLAHSLARSLDCSFKRIQFTSDLLPSDIVGISMFNRQKQGFEFIPGPIFANVVLADEINRTTPKTQSSLLEAMSEAQVSVDNQTHPLEQPFMVIATQNPAEYHGTFPLPESQLDRFLMRLCIGYPALEDERKVLDRPHSMHPAETLEAVLSAREILALQAHVDLVHMEESLMDYLLAIVQATRQSELLSLGVSTRGALGLSKAAKALAVVRGRDYCLPDDIKELAPIVLSHRVMLNRTHGMRTQSFEQAERMVLDIVETVPVPV; encoded by the coding sequence ATGAATTCATCTCACAGTATCCGGGCCATCCAGGATAATATTGCGCTGGTCATCAAGGGCAAGGCCCATGTGATCGAGATGGTAGTGGTCTGTCTTCTGGCCCGCGGGCACCTTCTACTCGAAGATGTTCCCGGCGTTGGCAAGACCACGCTGGCACACAGTTTGGCCCGATCACTGGACTGTTCATTCAAGCGCATTCAATTCACCAGCGATCTCTTGCCCTCCGACATTGTCGGCATCTCGATGTTTAACAGGCAAAAACAGGGCTTTGAATTTATCCCCGGCCCGATCTTCGCCAATGTCGTGCTGGCCGACGAGATCAATCGCACGACGCCGAAGACCCAGAGCAGTCTCTTGGAAGCGATGAGTGAAGCGCAGGTTTCTGTCGACAATCAGACGCATCCGCTTGAGCAGCCGTTTATGGTCATTGCCACGCAGAATCCGGCCGAATATCACGGAACATTCCCCCTTCCGGAATCCCAACTCGACCGGTTTCTGATGCGCCTCTGCATTGGATATCCTGCGCTCGAAGATGAACGCAAGGTGCTCGATCGCCCCCATTCGATGCATCCTGCCGAAACGCTGGAAGCGGTATTGTCAGCCCGCGAAATATTGGCATTGCAGGCCCATGTGGATCTGGTTCACATGGAAGAGAGTTTGATGGACTATCTGCTCGCGATCGTGCAAGCGACCCGCCAGAGCGAGCTTTTATCCCTGGGCGTCAGCACGAGAGGAGCCTTGGGGCTCAGCAAAGCGGCGAAAGCCTTGGCAGTCGTCCGGGGGCGAGATTATTGCCTTCCGGATGACATCAAAGAGCTGGCGCCGATCGTGCTGTCCCATCGTGTCATGCTGAACCGGACCCATGGTATGCGGACGCAGAGCTTCGAACAGGCGGAGCGGATGGTGCTCGACATTGTCGAGACCGTTCCCGTTCCTGTCTAG